The following proteins are encoded in a genomic region of Streptomyces sp. SLBN-31:
- a CDS encoding DUF2486 family protein codes for MVVTDGEFTGPSRSARLRGPSGPGAHASCGCCACGGGCDDSHDCRGDRVCARPCARVAAGGPAASDRSPIGRASPVAPHHSLQCPSPAPNGARRSPCRDDTPVSSLRDIVPLRSVTTSGVVSTDRVREVAEGTGNGLHACCARRVGRARDVQVVGVTRRLYLS; via the coding sequence GTGGTGGTGACAGACGGCGAGTTCACCGGGCCCTCCCGGTCCGCGCGGCTCCGGGGTCCCTCGGGTCCCGGTGCGCATGCCTCCTGCGGCTGCTGTGCCTGCGGTGGTGGCTGTGACGACAGCCATGACTGCCGTGGTGACCGCGTCTGCGCGCGGCCGTGCGCCAGGGTCGCCGCCGGCGGCCCCGCCGCGTCGGATCGCTCGCCCATAGGCCGTGCATCGCCCGTCGCCCCCCATCACAGTCTGCAATGTCCATCCCCGGCGCCGAACGGTGCGCGGCGCAGCCCCTGTCGGGACGATACACCAGTCTCGTCACTCAGGGACATAGTTCCTCTACGCTCCGTGACGACCAGCGGCGTTGTGAGTACGGACCGCGTCCGTGAGGTTGCGGAGGGTACCGGAAATGGATTACACGCCTGTTGCGCCCGTCGCGTGGGTCGCGCGCGGGACGTTCAAGTCGTCGGGGTCACGCGCCGGTTGTACCTGTCCTAA
- a CDS encoding bifunctional diguanylate cyclase/phosphodiesterase encodes MNSPSVTTTLDGVLRAQPAPGARPTRPPSDGGRTGLVPQLVLATVCAGYAVGSALGWGSQELADIMGDFGLSAAAATAAVSCFLYAYRHCARFRSAWLLFALSSAMAALGNGVWGWYEVVLGEKVPTVGYANVFFVGFAPPAIVGLLVLAKRPVTKAGWMCLGLDAWLIGGSLLTLSWSLALAKTAEADGPHLARSALLLAYPLLDIALVSVVLALHFRRTAANRAAINTAIGALALTVMCDALFSSPLLQNSYRSGQLLDAGWFAGSLLLAYAPWTAPRQGQESAEGDGHTRVVHEHLPGPHGGTHQHHAPPQGGDRPRYPVARPIAGSLAALTPYMAAAVCTLGILYNVLNGRKPDPTVLVTGGTVVLALVVRQGIMLLDNITLTQELAQKENHFRSLVQGSSDVIMIAAPSGVLRYVSPAAAGVYGRPAEELVGTELAGLIHPEDLGCVVHEVRRFLAASPQDEPTTRIECRFRAGGGGWLNVESTVNRHHGGLIFNSRDVTERVRLQAQLQHNAEHDPLTDLPNRALFTQRVQQALSGRRAADRASLRGTAVLFIDLDGFKAVNDTIGHQAGDELLVQAARRLQDAVRQGDTASRLGGDEFAALIVGDGTRDRAARERHILELADRLRITLSQPYLIDGNDVRVAASIGVAFAEQGLGAGELLRNADLAMYRAKAGGKGRVELYAPQMQQDVVRKAELATRLRAALHDGEFALLHQPVVCLENGRIASVEALARWRSSQGVLFTPAEFLRVADEGDRTQELGRWILEEAVEQAVERTATGLAVPVAVRVSARRLLDRSMPLGSVEALLTRHGLPSGALVIELSDTDAKVSMDELERRLSALRRLGVRIALDGFGSGHAAITALRRLPVDVLKLDRSLVEGVVESARLHKITSGLLRIATDLGLQSVADGVDLPEQVVALRAMGCTHGQGMAFSGPLDEYRLRRALGTGHYPVPHGPIEPAFAGGGGGERTMERGPGAYTGGVPVVLGRGTALRSHDETPVPPT; translated from the coding sequence GTGAACTCGCCGTCTGTCACCACCACCCTCGACGGAGTGCTGCGGGCACAGCCCGCACCGGGGGCACGGCCGACCCGTCCGCCGTCCGACGGTGGCCGGACCGGCCTCGTTCCCCAGCTCGTCCTGGCCACGGTCTGCGCGGGATACGCCGTCGGGTCCGCGCTCGGCTGGGGTTCGCAGGAACTCGCCGACATCATGGGTGACTTCGGGCTCAGCGCGGCCGCGGCCACCGCCGCCGTGTCCTGCTTCCTCTACGCCTACAGGCACTGCGCGCGCTTCCGTTCCGCCTGGCTGCTGTTCGCCCTCTCCTCGGCGATGGCGGCCCTGGGCAACGGAGTCTGGGGGTGGTACGAGGTCGTCCTGGGCGAGAAGGTGCCCACCGTCGGCTACGCCAACGTCTTCTTCGTCGGCTTCGCGCCGCCCGCCATCGTGGGCCTGCTCGTGCTCGCCAAGCGGCCGGTGACGAAGGCCGGCTGGATGTGCCTCGGGCTGGACGCCTGGCTGATCGGCGGCTCGCTGCTCACCCTGTCCTGGAGCCTCGCGCTCGCCAAGACCGCCGAGGCCGACGGGCCGCACCTCGCGCGCAGCGCGCTGCTGCTGGCCTACCCCCTGCTGGACATCGCCCTGGTCAGCGTGGTCCTCGCGCTGCACTTCAGGCGCACGGCCGCGAACCGGGCGGCGATCAACACCGCCATCGGCGCGCTCGCGCTGACGGTCATGTGCGACGCCCTGTTCAGCTCCCCGCTGCTGCAGAACAGCTACCGGTCGGGCCAGTTGCTCGACGCGGGCTGGTTCGCCGGCTCGCTGCTCCTCGCGTACGCCCCCTGGACCGCGCCCCGGCAGGGGCAGGAGTCCGCGGAGGGCGACGGCCACACGCGCGTGGTCCACGAGCACCTGCCCGGCCCGCACGGCGGCACCCACCAGCACCACGCGCCCCCGCAGGGAGGTGATCGCCCCCGGTACCCGGTCGCCCGGCCCATCGCCGGCTCCCTGGCCGCGCTGACGCCCTACATGGCCGCGGCCGTCTGCACCTTGGGGATCCTCTACAACGTCCTCAACGGCAGGAAGCCCGACCCGACCGTGCTCGTCACCGGCGGCACCGTGGTGCTCGCCCTCGTGGTGCGCCAGGGCATCATGCTGCTCGACAACATCACCCTCACCCAGGAACTCGCGCAGAAGGAGAACCACTTCCGCTCCCTGGTGCAGGGCTCCAGCGACGTCATCATGATCGCCGCGCCCAGCGGTGTCCTCAGGTACGTCTCCCCGGCCGCCGCCGGGGTCTACGGACGGCCCGCCGAGGAACTGGTGGGCACCGAGCTGGCCGGCCTCATCCACCCGGAGGACCTGGGCTGCGTGGTGCACGAGGTGCGCCGCTTCCTCGCCGCCAGTCCCCAGGACGAACCCACCACCCGCATCGAGTGCCGCTTCCGGGCCGGCGGTGGGGGCTGGCTCAACGTCGAGTCCACGGTCAACCGCCACCACGGCGGCCTGATCTTCAACAGCCGGGACGTGACCGAAAGAGTGCGCCTGCAGGCGCAGTTGCAGCACAACGCCGAGCACGACCCGCTCACCGACCTGCCCAATCGCGCCCTGTTCACCCAGCGGGTCCAGCAGGCGCTGTCCGGCCGGCGGGCCGCCGACCGGGCGTCCCTGCGCGGCACGGCCGTCCTCTTCATCGACCTCGACGGCTTCAAGGCCGTCAACGACACGATCGGGCACCAGGCCGGGGACGAACTCCTCGTCCAGGCCGCCCGCAGGCTCCAGGACGCGGTCCGGCAGGGGGACACCGCCTCCCGGCTCGGCGGCGACGAGTTCGCGGCCCTGATCGTCGGGGACGGCACCCGTGACCGCGCCGCACGCGAACGGCACATCCTGGAACTCGCCGACCGGCTCAGAATCACCCTCTCCCAGCCCTACCTCATCGACGGCAACGATGTCCGGGTGGCCGCGTCCATCGGCGTCGCGTTCGCCGAACAAGGCCTCGGAGCGGGCGAGTTGCTGCGCAACGCCGACCTCGCCATGTACCGTGCCAAGGCCGGCGGCAAGGGCCGCGTCGAGCTGTACGCACCCCAGATGCAACAGGACGTCGTCCGCAAGGCGGAACTGGCCACGCGCCTGCGGGCCGCGCTGCACGACGGCGAGTTCGCCCTGCTGCACCAGCCCGTGGTCTGCCTGGAGAACGGCCGGATCGCATCGGTCGAGGCACTGGCGCGCTGGCGGTCCTCGCAGGGAGTGCTGTTCACACCCGCGGAGTTCCTGCGGGTCGCCGACGAGGGCGACCGGACGCAGGAGCTCGGCCGCTGGATCCTGGAAGAGGCGGTCGAGCAGGCCGTCGAGCGCACCGCCACGGGCCTGGCCGTGCCGGTCGCGGTGCGGGTGAGCGCGCGGCGCCTGCTGGACCGCTCGATGCCGCTCGGCTCCGTCGAGGCCCTGCTCACCCGGCACGGCCTGCCGTCCGGCGCCCTGGTGATCGAGCTGTCCGACACCGACGCCAAGGTGTCCATGGACGAGCTGGAGCGCCGGCTGTCCGCCCTGCGCAGACTCGGCGTCCGGATCGCCCTGGACGGCTTCGGCAGCGGCCACGCGGCGATCACGGCGCTGCGCAGACTCCCCGTCGACGTGCTGAAGCTCGACCGCAGCCTGGTCGAAGGCGTCGTCGAGTCCGCGCGACTGCACAAGATCACCAGTGGGCTGCTGCGGATCGCGACCGACCTCGGGCTGCAGTCCGTGGCCGACGGCGTGGACCTGCCCGAGCAGGTCGTCGCCCTGCGCGCGATGGGCTGCACGCACGGCCAGGGCATGGCCTTCTCCGGGCCGCTGGACGAGTACCGGCTGCGGCGGGCGCTGGGAACCGGCCATTATCCGGTGCCCCACGGGCCGATCGAGCCGGCGTTCGCGGGCGGCGGTGGAGGCGAACGGACCATGGAAAGGGGCCCGGGGGCGTACACCGGTGGAGTGCCGGTCGTGCTCGGCCGCGGAACCGCCCTGCGCTCACATGATGAGACTCCCGTCCCACCCACTTGA
- a CDS encoding acetolactate synthase large subunit has protein sequence MTEQATGANPQPRPRSGGHQSAPEHVTGAQSLIRSLEEVGADTVFGIPGGAILPAYDPLMDSTRVRHVLVRHEQGAGHAATGYAQATGKVGVCMATSGPGATNLVTPIADAHMDSVPLVAITGQVASKAIGTDAFQEADIVGITMPITKHNFLVTKAEDIPRVIAQAFHIASTGRPGPVLVDIAKDALQARTTFSWPPVMDLPGYRPVTKPHAKQIREAAKLITSAKRPVLYVGGGVIKAQATAELKVLAELTGAPVTTTLMALGAFPDSHPLHVGMPGMHGAVTAVTALQKADLIVALGARFDDRVTGKLDSFAPYAKIVHADIDPAEIGKNRAADVPIVGDAREVIADLIQAVQKEHSEGHQGDYSAWWKDLSRWRDTYPLGYDLPEDGSLSPQQVIERIGQLAPEGTIFAAGVGQHQMWSAHFIQYEKPATWLNSGGAGTMGYAVPAAMGAKAGAPGQTVWAIDGDGCFQMTNQELTTCALNNIPIKVAVINNGALGMVRQWQTLFYNQRYSNTVLHSGPDDVNPEARGTRVPDFVKLSEAMGCYAIRCESPDDLDKVIEEANSINDRPVVVDFIVHEDAMVWPMVAAGTSNDEIMAARDVRPDFGDNEDD, from the coding sequence ATGACCGAGCAGGCCACCGGGGCCAATCCGCAGCCGCGGCCCCGATCCGGAGGACACCAGTCCGCCCCCGAGCACGTCACGGGTGCGCAGTCCCTCATCCGCTCTCTCGAGGAGGTCGGGGCCGACACGGTATTCGGCATTCCCGGCGGCGCGATCCTGCCCGCGTACGACCCCCTGATGGACTCGACCCGGGTGCGCCACGTCCTGGTCCGGCACGAGCAGGGCGCCGGCCACGCGGCCACCGGCTACGCGCAGGCCACCGGCAAGGTCGGTGTCTGCATGGCCACTTCGGGCCCCGGCGCCACCAACCTGGTCACCCCCATCGCGGACGCCCACATGGACTCGGTGCCGCTCGTGGCGATCACCGGGCAGGTGGCCTCCAAGGCGATCGGCACGGACGCCTTCCAGGAGGCGGACATCGTCGGCATCACGATGCCGATCACCAAGCACAACTTCCTCGTCACCAAGGCCGAGGACATCCCGCGGGTCATCGCGCAGGCCTTCCACATCGCCTCCACCGGCCGCCCCGGCCCGGTGCTGGTCGACATCGCCAAGGACGCCCTGCAGGCGCGCACCACGTTCTCCTGGCCGCCGGTGATGGACCTGCCCGGCTACCGCCCGGTGACCAAGCCGCACGCCAAGCAGATCCGTGAGGCCGCGAAGCTCATCACCTCCGCCAAGCGGCCCGTCCTCTACGTCGGCGGCGGTGTCATCAAGGCACAGGCCACCGCCGAGCTCAAGGTCCTCGCCGAACTCACCGGAGCGCCCGTCACCACCACCCTGATGGCGCTCGGCGCGTTCCCCGACAGCCACCCGCTGCACGTGGGAATGCCGGGCATGCACGGTGCGGTCACCGCCGTCACCGCGCTGCAGAAGGCCGACCTGATCGTCGCCCTCGGAGCCCGCTTCGACGACCGCGTCACCGGCAAGCTGGACAGCTTCGCCCCGTACGCCAAGATCGTCCACGCCGACATCGACCCCGCGGAGATCGGCAAGAACCGCGCCGCCGACGTGCCGATCGTCGGTGACGCGCGCGAGGTCATCGCCGACCTCATCCAGGCCGTGCAGAAGGAGCACAGCGAGGGCCACCAGGGCGACTACAGCGCCTGGTGGAAGGACCTGTCCCGGTGGCGGGACACCTACCCGCTCGGCTACGACCTCCCCGAGGACGGCTCGCTCTCCCCGCAGCAGGTCATCGAGCGCATCGGACAGCTCGCGCCGGAGGGCACGATCTTCGCGGCGGGCGTCGGCCAGCACCAGATGTGGTCCGCGCACTTCATCCAGTACGAGAAGCCCGCGACCTGGCTGAACTCCGGCGGCGCCGGCACGATGGGCTACGCGGTCCCGGCCGCGATGGGCGCCAAGGCCGGCGCACCCGGCCAGACGGTCTGGGCGATCGACGGCGACGGCTGCTTCCAGATGACCAACCAGGAGCTCACCACCTGCGCCCTGAACAACATCCCGATCAAGGTCGCCGTCATCAACAACGGCGCCCTCGGGATGGTCCGCCAGTGGCAGACCCTCTTCTACAACCAGCGGTACTCCAACACCGTGCTGCACTCCGGCCCCGACGACGTCAACCCGGAGGCCAGGGGCACCCGCGTCCCCGACTTCGTGAAGCTGTCGGAGGCCATGGGCTGCTACGCGATCCGCTGCGAGTCCCCGGACGACCTCGACAAGGTCATCGAAGAGGCGAACTCCATCAACGACCGGCCCGTCGTCGTCGACTTCATCGTCCACGAGGACGCGATGGTGTGGCCGATGGTCGCCGCCGGCACATCCAACGACGAGATCATGGCCGCCCGGGACGTTCGCCCCGACTTCGGCGACAACGAAGACGACTGA
- the ilvN gene encoding acetolactate synthase small subunit — protein MSKHTLSVLVENTPGILARIAALFSRRGFNIDSLAVGVTEHPDISRITIVVSVDDLPLEQVTKQLNKLVNVLKIVELEPAQAVQRELVLVKVKADNETRSQIVEIVQLFRAKTVDVSPEAVTIEATGSSDKLSAMLKMLEPFGIKELVQSGTIAIGRGARSITDRSLRALDRSA, from the coding sequence ATGTCCAAGCACACGCTCTCCGTCCTGGTGGAGAACACCCCGGGCATCCTGGCCCGGATCGCCGCCCTCTTCTCCCGCCGCGGCTTCAACATCGACTCGCTCGCCGTCGGTGTCACCGAGCACCCCGACATCTCCCGCATCACCATCGTCGTCAGCGTGGACGACCTCCCGCTGGAGCAGGTGACGAAGCAGCTCAACAAGCTCGTCAACGTGCTGAAGATCGTCGAGCTGGAGCCCGCTCAGGCGGTTCAGCGCGAACTCGTTCTGGTGAAGGTGAAGGCCGACAACGAGACGCGCTCCCAGATCGTGGAGATCGTCCAGCTCTTCCGCGCCAAGACCGTCGACGTCTCCCCGGAGGCCGTGACCATCGAGGCCACCGGCAGCAGCGACAAGCTGTCCGCCATGCTCAAGATGCTGGAGCCGTTCGGCATCAAGGAGCTCGTGCAGTCCGGCACGATCGCGATCGGCCGCGGAGCCCGCTCCATCACGGACCGCTCGCTGCGCGCCCTCGACCGCAGCGCATGA
- the ilvC gene encoding ketol-acid reductoisomerase has translation MAELFYDADADLSIIQGRKVAVIGYGSQGHAHALSLRDSGVDVRVGLHEGSKSKAKAEEQGLRVVTPAEAAAEADVIMILVPDPIQAQVYEESIAPNLKDGDALFFGHGLNIRFDFIKPPANVDVCMVAPKGPGHLVRRQYEEGRGVPCIVAVEQDATGNGFALALSYAKGIGGTRAGVIKTTFTEETETDLFGEQAVLCGGTSALVKAGFETLVEAGYQPEIAYFECLHELKLIVDLMYEGGLEKMRWSVSETAEWGDYVTGPRIITDATKAEMKKVLAEIQDGTFAREWMAEYHGGLKKYNEYKQQDADHLLETTGKQLRKLMSWVDEEA, from the coding sequence GTGGCCGAGCTGTTCTACGACGCCGACGCCGACCTGTCCATCATCCAGGGCCGCAAGGTCGCGGTCATCGGTTACGGCAGCCAGGGCCACGCCCACGCGCTGTCGCTCCGTGACTCGGGTGTCGACGTCCGTGTCGGTCTGCACGAGGGCTCCAAGTCCAAGGCGAAGGCCGAGGAGCAGGGCCTGCGCGTGGTGACGCCGGCGGAGGCCGCCGCCGAGGCCGACGTCATCATGATCCTGGTCCCGGACCCGATCCAGGCCCAGGTCTACGAGGAGTCCATCGCCCCGAACCTGAAGGACGGCGACGCGCTGTTCTTCGGCCACGGCCTGAACATCCGCTTCGACTTCATCAAGCCCCCGGCGAACGTCGACGTGTGCATGGTCGCCCCCAAGGGCCCGGGTCACCTGGTGCGCCGCCAGTACGAGGAGGGCCGCGGCGTTCCGTGCATCGTGGCCGTCGAGCAGGACGCCACCGGCAACGGCTTCGCGCTGGCGCTGTCGTACGCCAAGGGCATCGGCGGCACCCGCGCCGGTGTCATCAAGACGACCTTCACCGAGGAGACCGAGACCGACCTGTTCGGTGAGCAGGCCGTCCTGTGCGGTGGCACCTCCGCCCTGGTCAAGGCCGGTTTCGAGACCCTGGTCGAGGCCGGCTACCAGCCGGAGATCGCCTACTTCGAGTGCCTGCACGAGCTGAAGCTGATCGTCGACCTCATGTACGAGGGCGGCCTGGAGAAGATGCGCTGGTCCGTCTCCGAGACCGCCGAGTGGGGCGACTACGTCACCGGCCCGCGGATCATCACCGACGCCACCAAGGCCGAGATGAAGAAGGTCCTCGCCGAGATCCAGGACGGCACCTTCGCCCGTGAGTGGATGGCCGAGTACCACGGCGGTCTGAAGAAGTACAACGAGTACAAGCAGCAGGACGCCGACCACCTGCTGGAGACCACCGGCAAGCAGCTGCGCAAGCTGATGTCGTGGGTCGACGAAGAGGCGTGA
- the serA gene encoding phosphoglycerate dehydrogenase: MSSKPVVLIAEELSPATVDALGPDFEIRHCNGADRAELLPAIADVDAILIRSATKVDAEAIAAANKLKVVARAGVGLDNVDVSAATKAGVMVVNAPTSNIVTAAELACGLLVATARHIPQANAALKNGEWKRSKYTGVELAEKTLGVVGLGRIGALVAQRMSAFGMKVVAYDPYIQPARAAQMGVKVLSLDELLEVSDFITVHLPKTPETLGLIGDEALRKVKPSVRIVNAARGGIVDEEALYSALKEGRVAGAGLDVYAKEPCTDSPLFEFDQVVCTPHLGASTDEAQEKAGIAVARSVRLALAGELVPDAVNVQGGVIAEDVKPGLPLAERLGRIFTALAGEVAVRLDVEVYGEITQHDVKVLELSALKGVFEDVVDETVSYVNAPLFAQERGVEVRLTTSSESADHRNVVTVRGTLGNGEEVSVSGTLAGPKHLQKIVAVGEYDVDLALADHMVVLRYEDRPGVVGTVGRIFGEAGINIAGMQVSRSVAGGEALAVLTVDDTVPSGVLGEVETEIGATFARSVNLV, from the coding sequence GTGAGCTCGAAACCCGTCGTACTCATCGCTGAAGAGCTGTCGCCCGCGACCGTGGACGCGCTTGGCCCCGACTTCGAGATCCGGCACTGCAACGGAGCGGACCGAGCCGAACTGCTCCCGGCCATCGCCGACGTCGACGCGATCCTGATCCGCTCGGCCACCAAGGTGGACGCCGAGGCCATCGCCGCCGCGAACAAGCTGAAGGTCGTCGCACGAGCCGGCGTCGGCCTGGACAACGTCGACGTCTCCGCCGCCACCAAGGCCGGCGTGATGGTCGTCAACGCCCCCACCTCGAACATCGTGACCGCCGCCGAGCTGGCCTGCGGTCTGCTCGTCGCCACCGCCCGCCACATCCCGCAGGCCAACGCCGCGCTGAAGAACGGCGAGTGGAAGCGCAGCAAGTACACCGGCGTGGAGCTGGCGGAGAAGACGCTGGGTGTCGTGGGCCTGGGCCGCATCGGTGCCCTCGTCGCGCAGCGCATGTCCGCCTTCGGCATGAAGGTCGTCGCCTACGACCCCTACATCCAGCCCGCCCGCGCCGCGCAGATGGGCGTCAAGGTGCTGTCGCTGGACGAGCTGCTCGAGGTCTCCGACTTCATCACCGTCCACCTCCCCAAGACCCCCGAGACCCTCGGCCTCATCGGCGACGAGGCGCTGCGCAAGGTCAAGCCGAGCGTGCGCATCGTCAACGCCGCGCGCGGCGGGATCGTCGACGAGGAGGCGCTGTACTCGGCGCTGAAGGAGGGCCGGGTCGCCGGCGCCGGCCTCGACGTGTACGCCAAGGAGCCCTGCACCGACTCCCCGCTCTTCGAGTTCGACCAGGTCGTGTGCACCCCGCACCTCGGCGCGTCGACGGACGAGGCCCAGGAGAAGGCCGGTATCGCCGTCGCCCGCTCGGTGCGCCTCGCCCTCGCCGGTGAGCTCGTGCCCGACGCGGTGAACGTCCAGGGCGGTGTCATCGCCGAGGACGTCAAGCCGGGTCTGCCGCTCGCGGAGCGCCTCGGCCGCATCTTCACCGCGCTCGCCGGCGAGGTCGCCGTCCGCCTGGACGTCGAGGTCTACGGCGAGATCACCCAGCACGACGTGAAGGTGCTGGAGCTGTCCGCCCTCAAGGGTGTCTTCGAGGACGTCGTCGACGAGACCGTCTCCTACGTCAACGCCCCGCTGTTCGCCCAGGAGCGCGGCGTCGAGGTGCGGCTGACGACCAGCTCGGAGTCGGCCGACCACCGCAACGTCGTCACCGTCCGCGGCACCCTCGGCAACGGCGAGGAGGTGTCGGTCTCCGGCACCCTGGCCGGCCCCAAGCACCTGCAGAAGATCGTCGCCGTCGGTGAGTACGACGTCGACCTCGCGCTCGCCGACCACATGGTGGTGCTGCGATACGAGGACCGTCCCGGTGTCGTCGGCACGGTGGGCCGCATCTTCGGCGAGGCGGGCATCAACATCGCGGGCATGCAGGTCTCCCGCTCGGTCGCCGGCGGCGAGGCGCTGGCCGTGCTGACCGTCGACGACACGGTGCCCTCCGGGGTGCTGGGTGAGGTGGAGACGGAGATCGGAGCGACGTTCGCTCGATCCGTGAACCTCGTCTGA
- a CDS encoding MFS transporter has protein sequence MTNTTSTTATATGTARAGRREWTALGVLMLPLLLVSMDVSVLYFAIPAIGAHLEPSGTQQLWIFDIYAFVLAGLLMTMGSLGDRMGRRRLLLLGAAAFGTASVIAAYADSAETLIAARAVLGIGGATLMPSTMALIRTMFTDPAQRAKAIGLWSGVMTAGIALGSVMSGVLVQYFWWGSVFLVNLPAMALLLILGPFLLPESKDPNPGRFDWPSVPLSMAGVLPVIYGLKEIPSEGWHAQYVVSVAVGLLFAAAFVHRQRTTASPMIDPALFRGRGFAPSVVLNLIGSFAMMGSAYFTTQYLQSVLGKSAMEAALWALLPSVPIGMAAPMATSLVHKGVDRAHVVTAGFAIGACGYALLSLADTDSLWLVLVACGVLASGIVMVISQITDLALSSAPVERAGSASSLMETGGEFGGALGMAILGSIGTAIYRHDMPASAPDAARETLGGALAVADRIPGLATTAREAFTSGMQGAAIAGALLLAGAAVLAARALRGIRVDDE, from the coding sequence ATGACGAACACGACGAGCACCACCGCGACCGCGACCGGCACCGCCCGCGCCGGCCGCCGCGAATGGACCGCCCTGGGCGTGCTGATGCTCCCGCTGCTGCTGGTCTCGATGGACGTGTCGGTCCTCTACTTCGCGATCCCGGCGATCGGCGCGCACCTGGAGCCGAGCGGCACGCAGCAGCTGTGGATCTTCGACATCTACGCCTTCGTCCTGGCGGGCCTGCTGATGACGATGGGCTCGCTGGGCGACCGCATGGGCCGCCGCCGGCTCCTGCTACTGGGCGCCGCCGCCTTCGGCACGGCCTCCGTGATCGCCGCCTACGCCGACAGCGCCGAGACCCTGATCGCGGCCCGCGCGGTCCTCGGCATCGGCGGCGCCACCCTGATGCCCTCAACGATGGCGCTGATCCGCACCATGTTCACCGACCCCGCCCAGCGTGCGAAGGCGATCGGCCTGTGGTCCGGCGTGATGACCGCGGGCATCGCGCTCGGCTCGGTGATGAGCGGGGTCCTCGTCCAGTACTTCTGGTGGGGCTCGGTCTTCCTGGTCAACCTGCCGGCGATGGCCCTGCTGCTGATCCTGGGCCCGTTCCTGCTGCCGGAGTCGAAGGACCCGAACCCCGGCCGCTTCGACTGGCCGAGCGTCCCGCTGTCGATGGCGGGCGTGCTCCCGGTGATCTACGGCCTGAAGGAGATCCCGTCCGAGGGCTGGCACGCGCAGTACGTCGTCTCGGTCGCCGTCGGCCTGCTCTTCGCGGCCGCGTTCGTCCACCGCCAGCGCACCACGGCCTCACCGATGATCGACCCGGCCCTCTTCCGCGGCCGCGGCTTCGCCCCCTCCGTGGTCCTCAACCTCATCGGCTCGTTCGCCATGATGGGCTCGGCGTACTTCACCACGCAGTACCTGCAGTCGGTGCTCGGCAAGAGCGCGATGGAGGCGGCCCTGTGGGCACTGCTTCCCTCGGTGCCGATCGGCATGGCGGCCCCGATGGCGACCTCCCTGGTCCACAAGGGAGTCGACCGCGCCCATGTCGTCACCGCCGGCTTCGCCATCGGGGCCTGCGGCTACGCCCTGCTCTCCCTCGCGGACACGGACTCCCTCTGGCTGGTCCTGGTCGCCTGCGGCGTCCTCGCCTCCGGCATCGTCATGGTCATCTCCCAGATCACGGACCTGGCGCTGAGCAGCGCCCCGGTGGAACGCGCGGGCTCGGCGTCCTCCCTGATGGAGACCGGCGGCGAGTTCGGCGGGGCGCTGGGCATGGCGATCCTCGGCTCGATCGGCACGGCGATCTACCGCCACGACATGCCGGCCTCGGCACCGGACGCGGCCCGCGAGACCCTGGGCGGCGCGCTCGCGGTCGCCGACCGGATCCCGGGACTGGCGACCACGGCACGGGAGGCCTTCACCAGCGGAATGCAGGGCGCGGCGATCGCGGGGGCGCTGCTGCTGGCGGGCGCGGCGGTGCTGGCGGCGCGGGCGCTGCGCGGAATCCGCGTCGACGACGAATGA
- a CDS encoding TetR/AcrR family transcriptional regulator — MGHREDLLEGAKRCLLQKGFLRTTARDIVKESGTNLASIGYHYGSKDALLAQAYIALVEDMSFEGDAGIEGAPGSLERFREVWSNIVDSMREPGSMWRLSMEIMGMGDRLPEVREQLSRAQREGGRGLVSLLQGVPEEEVSDETADSLGRFYMTLMSGLISQWTFDPKTAPDADSLTDGLRQVIEGVRNG; from the coding sequence ATGGGACACCGTGAGGATCTGCTCGAGGGCGCCAAGCGCTGCCTGCTTCAGAAGGGGTTCCTGCGTACGACCGCGCGGGACATCGTCAAGGAGTCGGGGACCAACCTCGCCTCCATCGGCTACCACTACGGCTCGAAGGACGCGCTGCTGGCCCAGGCGTACATCGCGCTGGTGGAGGACATGTCCTTCGAGGGGGACGCCGGCATCGAGGGTGCGCCCGGGTCGCTGGAGCGCTTCCGGGAGGTCTGGTCCAACATCGTCGACTCCATGCGGGAACCCGGGTCGATGTGGCGGCTCAGCATGGAGATCATGGGCATGGGCGACCGGCTCCCCGAGGTGCGCGAGCAGCTGTCCCGCGCGCAGCGCGAGGGCGGCCGGGGGCTGGTCTCGCTGCTGCAGGGCGTGCCGGAGGAGGAGGTGTCGGACGAGACCGCCGACAGCCTCGGCCGGTTCTACATGACCCTGATGTCGGGGCTCATCTCGCAGTGGACGTTCGACCCGAAGACCGCGCCCGACGCCGACTCGCTCACCGACGGACTGCGCCAGGTGATCGAGGGAGTCAGGAACGGCTGA